A portion of the Chlamydia caviae GPIC genome contains these proteins:
- the nqrE gene encoding NADH:ubiquinone reductase (Na(+)-transporting) subunit E, with protein sequence MWLGEYTWLNVFGIFLQATFIQNILLSNFLGMCSYLACSARVSTANGLGMSVALVLTVTGSINWVVHTFITGPKALTWISPSLANVNLNFLELIIFIVVIAAFTQILELLLEKVSRNLYLSLGIFLPLIAVNCAILGGVLFGITRNYPFIPMMIFSLGAGCGWWLAIVLFATIKEKLAYSDIPKNLQGMGISFITTGLIAMAFMSLTGIDISKPSAAAPTSDILETPNASSITTTNLKPVKKVRIAQQRAAKEKAINIKRGKTQ encoded by the coding sequence ATGTGGTTAGGCGAATATACATGGCTAAATGTCTTTGGTATCTTTTTACAAGCAACCTTCATCCAAAACATCCTTCTATCGAATTTCCTTGGGATGTGTAGCTATCTTGCCTGTTCCGCGCGAGTTTCTACTGCTAATGGCTTAGGAATGTCTGTAGCCTTAGTACTGACAGTTACTGGAAGCATTAACTGGGTCGTGCATACATTTATTACCGGGCCTAAAGCTTTAACTTGGATATCCCCCTCATTAGCCAATGTAAATCTAAATTTCCTTGAGCTGATTATCTTCATTGTAGTTATTGCTGCCTTCACACAGATCTTGGAACTACTTTTAGAAAAGGTATCCAGAAATCTCTATCTTTCCTTAGGGATCTTCCTACCGTTAATTGCTGTAAATTGTGCAATTTTAGGAGGCGTGCTCTTTGGGATTACACGGAATTATCCATTTATCCCTATGATGATATTCTCTTTAGGAGCAGGATGCGGTTGGTGGTTAGCTATTGTCTTATTTGCAACTATTAAAGAAAAACTTGCCTATTCTGATATTCCTAAAAACCTTCAAGGCATGGGGATCTCCTTCATTACCACAGGACTTATAGCTATGGCCTTTATGAGTCTTACAGGTATTGATATCTCTAAGCCATCAGCAGCAGCACCAACATCGGATATTCTAGAAACACCAAATGCTTCTTCGATAACAACAACAAATCTAAAACCTGTGAAAAAAGTACGAATAGCACAACAACGTGCTGCTAAGGAAAAAGCAATAAATATAAAAAGAGGAAAAACTCAGTAA
- a CDS encoding glycine cleavage protein H-like protein encodes MWDSDYHVWILPIHSDVVRLGLTARMGENLGQMLHIDLPTVGSFCKEGEVLVILESSKSAIEVLSPVSGEIIEVNEALKEDIQLLNNSPEESGWFMVVKLDEKLNTENLSPRK; translated from the coding sequence ATGTGGGATTCTGATTATCATGTGTGGATTTTACCGATTCATAGTGACGTTGTCCGTTTAGGATTGACAGCTAGAATGGGGGAGAACTTAGGTCAAATGCTTCATATTGATTTGCCCACAGTAGGTAGTTTCTGTAAGGAAGGTGAGGTTCTAGTCATCTTAGAGTCTTCGAAATCGGCTATCGAGGTTTTAAGTCCCGTTTCTGGAGAGATTATAGAGGTTAATGAGGCTCTTAAAGAGGACATTCAGCTTCTTAATAATTCTCCTGAAGAATCTGGTTGGTTCATGGTTGTTAAACTCGATGAAAAATTAAATACAGAAAATCTTTCTCCTAGAAAATAG
- the nqrD gene encoding NADH:ubiquinone reductase (Na(+)-transporting) subunit D encodes MAANKSYKSYFLDPLWGNNQPLIAILGICSALAVTTTVNTAITMGLAVSFVTGCSSFFVSLLRKATPDSVRMITQLIIISLFVIVIDQFLKAFFFTISKTLSVFVGLIITNCIVMGRAESLARNVPPIPAFLDGLASGLGYGWVLVTVSIVREFFGFGTILGLQLIPKCFYASETHPDGYENFGLMVLAPSAFFLLGIMIWGVNILRSKKAKR; translated from the coding sequence ATGGCAGCAAATAAATCATATAAGAGTTATTTCCTTGATCCTCTTTGGGGTAACAACCAACCGCTTATTGCTATTTTAGGGATTTGTTCTGCACTTGCTGTAACAACAACAGTAAACACGGCGATTACTATGGGTCTTGCTGTAAGCTTTGTTACAGGATGCTCCTCATTCTTTGTATCTTTATTACGCAAAGCGACTCCTGATAGCGTCCGTATGATCACACAGCTCATTATTATTAGCTTATTTGTGATTGTTATTGATCAGTTTTTAAAAGCCTTTTTCTTTACTATCTCAAAAACGCTTTCCGTTTTTGTTGGATTGATTATCACCAACTGTATCGTTATGGGAAGAGCTGAAAGCCTAGCAAGAAATGTTCCCCCTATTCCAGCATTTTTAGATGGTCTTGCATCGGGATTAGGTTACGGTTGGGTATTAGTTACTGTGAGTATAGTCAGAGAGTTCTTCGGCTTTGGTACTATTCTTGGATTACAACTTATCCCAAAATGTTTCTACGCGTCCGAAACCCATCCTGATGGATATGAAAACTTTGGTTTGATGGTTTTAGCGCCCTCAGCATTTTTCCTTTTAGGCATTATGATTTGGGGAGTGAATATTCTTAGATCTAAGAAAGCAAAAAGGTAA
- the mnmA gene encoding tRNA 2-thiouridine(34) synthase MnmA, which translates to MNKTVVVAMSGGVDSSVVAYLLKTTTPYKVIGLFMKNWEEEDSDGLCSTAKDYEDVERVAGQLDIPYYTVSFAKEYRERVFSRFLREYSKGYTPNPDVLCNREIKFDLLQRKVRELGGDFLATGHYCRLSSAAEGRHLLRGLDPQKDQSYFLCGTRRESLDNVLFPLGGMTKTKVRAIAEQARLATAQKRDSTGICFIGKRPFKSFLEKFVPNVEGDIVDYDSQKVVGRHEGAHYYTIGQRRGLDLGGSEKPCYVVGKDMEKNIVYIVRGEDHPLLYQTELTAKELNWFVSPESITRCSAKVRYRSEDEECEILHSDEDSEVRVRFSSPVKAITPGQTIAFYDGEKCLGGGVIEVSMTPH; encoded by the coding sequence ATGAATAAAACTGTTGTTGTTGCTATGTCTGGAGGCGTAGATTCCTCCGTAGTTGCCTATTTATTAAAAACGACCACTCCTTACAAAGTTATCGGTCTCTTTATGAAGAATTGGGAAGAGGAGGATAGCGATGGTCTTTGCTCTACAGCTAAAGATTACGAAGACGTGGAAAGAGTCGCGGGTCAGTTAGACATTCCCTACTACACAGTATCTTTTGCTAAGGAATACCGTGAGAGGGTTTTCTCTCGTTTCCTTAGAGAATATTCTAAAGGTTATACGCCTAATCCTGATGTTCTTTGTAATCGTGAAATAAAGTTTGATCTACTTCAAAGAAAAGTCCGTGAATTAGGGGGAGATTTCCTAGCGACAGGTCATTACTGTCGCTTATCTTCAGCTGCCGAGGGGAGGCATTTACTTCGGGGGCTAGATCCCCAAAAAGATCAAAGCTATTTCCTATGTGGCACACGAAGGGAATCTCTCGATAATGTACTTTTCCCTTTAGGGGGTATGACAAAAACAAAAGTACGTGCCATTGCTGAACAAGCTAGATTGGCTACAGCGCAAAAAAGAGATAGTACGGGGATCTGTTTTATTGGGAAACGTCCATTTAAAAGTTTTCTTGAAAAGTTCGTGCCTAATGTAGAAGGGGATATCGTAGATTACGATTCTCAGAAAGTTGTAGGCCGACATGAAGGCGCACACTATTACACGATAGGACAACGCCGTGGGTTAGATCTTGGGGGTTCAGAAAAACCTTGTTATGTTGTTGGCAAAGATATGGAAAAGAACATCGTATATATCGTGCGTGGGGAAGATCATCCTTTGCTATACCAGACCGAACTTACAGCTAAAGAATTGAACTGGTTTGTATCTCCAGAATCTATAACAAGATGTAGTGCAAAAGTACGCTATCGCTCTGAAGATGAAGAATGTGAAATTCTTCATTCAGATGAGGATAGTGAAGTGCGTGTACGATTTTCTTCCCCCGTTAAGGCAATTACCCCAGGGCAAACAATTGCCTTTTATGATGGGGAGAAGTGCCTAGGGGGAGGGGTCATAGAAGTTTCTATGACTCCCCATTAG
- a CDS encoding Na(+)-translocating NADH-quinone reductase subunit C: protein MSSEKPKPHLNKTWYVILFIFALSLFSSVFLSTVYYILAPFEERAAIFDRDQQMLTAAHVLDFSGKFQIYEEGSWQPAVYDKKSHLLKVADQHAPVVTSSVLDAYTQGFVRPLLADKLGQMFSFEEKNINVTEFIEKHQNGHFYQQPLLLFYVILANTEQARAMSAADVIKNPSVVRAIIIPISGFGLWGPIYGYLAVENNGDTVLGTAWYQQAETPGLGANIANPQWQKQFYGKKIFLQAAAGNTDFATTPLGLEVIKGSVQSAFGTTPKALSSIDGISGATLTCNGVTEAYAQSLAPYRNLLISFAKLNQRDHNGSK, encoded by the coding sequence ATGTCTTCAGAGAAACCAAAACCGCATCTGAATAAAACATGGTATGTTATCCTTTTCATTTTTGCGTTAAGTTTATTCTCCAGCGTTTTTCTCTCTACCGTGTATTATATCTTAGCTCCTTTCGAAGAAAGAGCAGCTATTTTTGATCGCGATCAGCAAATGCTAACCGCAGCACATGTTTTAGACTTCTCAGGAAAATTTCAAATCTATGAGGAAGGATCTTGGCAGCCTGCTGTATATGATAAGAAATCCCACCTACTCAAAGTTGCAGATCAACATGCCCCTGTTGTTACAAGCTCGGTTTTGGACGCCTATACACAAGGATTTGTTCGTCCTTTACTCGCTGATAAACTTGGACAGATGTTTTCTTTCGAAGAAAAAAACATTAACGTGACAGAGTTTATAGAAAAACATCAAAATGGCCATTTCTACCAACAGCCCTTGTTATTGTTTTATGTAATCTTAGCAAATACCGAACAAGCTAGGGCCATGAGCGCTGCCGATGTTATTAAAAATCCTTCAGTAGTTCGTGCTATTATTATTCCCATTTCTGGATTTGGTTTGTGGGGACCTATTTACGGTTATCTCGCTGTAGAAAATAACGGTGATACTGTTTTGGGAACAGCGTGGTATCAACAAGCGGAGACTCCAGGATTAGGAGCAAATATTGCCAATCCTCAATGGCAAAAGCAATTCTATGGAAAGAAAATCTTCTTACAGGCTGCGGCAGGAAATACGGATTTTGCTACAACACCTTTAGGTCTTGAAGTAATTAAAGGATCGGTACAATCAGCATTTGGGACAACTCCGAAAGCATTATCATCAATCGATGGTATTTCTGGAGCCACATTAACATGTAACGGTGTTACTGAAGCTTACGCACAATCTTTAGCTCCCTATCGGAATTTGTTGATATCTTTTGCAAAGCTTAACCAGAGAGATCACAATGGCAGCAAATAA
- a CDS encoding Na(+)-transporting NADH-quinone reductase subunit B — protein sequence MLKRFVNSIWEICQKDKFQRFTPVADAIDTFCYEPIHQPSSPPFIRDAVDVKRWMMLVVIALFPATFLAIWNSGVQALVYGSGNAQLMESFLHISGFRSYLSFIFNDIGVFSILWTGCKIFLPLLIISYSVGGVCEVLFAIVRKHKIAEGLLVTGILYPLTLPPTIPYWMAALGIAFGVVVSKELFGGTGMNILNPALSGRAFLFFTFPAKMSGDVWVGSNPTKIKESLLAMNSTAGKSIIDGFSQSTCLQTLNSTAPAVKRVHVDAIASNILQMPHVPTESVIHSQFSIWAESHPGLMLDKLTLEQLQNFVTSPLSEGGLGLLPTQFDSAYSITDVIYGIGKFSSGNLFWGNIIGSLGETSTFACLLGAIFLVVTGIASWRTMVSFGIGAFITAWLFKIFSILIVGKHGAWAPARFFIPAYRQLFLGGLGFGLVFMATDPVSSPTMKLAKWIYGLFIGFMTIVIRLINPAYPEGVMLAILLGNVFAPLLDYFAVRKYRRRRI from the coding sequence ATGCTTAAACGATTTGTTAATTCCATCTGGGAAATTTGTCAAAAGGACAAGTTTCAACGCTTTACTCCAGTTGCAGACGCTATTGATACGTTTTGCTACGAGCCTATCCATCAACCTTCATCTCCTCCATTCATTCGCGATGCTGTAGATGTTAAACGTTGGATGATGCTTGTTGTTATTGCCCTATTTCCGGCAACGTTTTTAGCCATATGGAATTCAGGAGTTCAAGCTTTAGTCTATGGTTCGGGTAATGCCCAACTCATGGAGTCATTTTTACATATCTCAGGATTTCGTAGTTATCTCTCATTTATCTTCAACGACATCGGCGTATTTTCCATTCTTTGGACAGGATGTAAAATTTTTCTTCCCCTACTAATAATTAGTTATTCGGTAGGCGGTGTTTGTGAAGTGCTCTTCGCTATCGTTAGAAAGCATAAAATTGCCGAAGGATTACTCGTTACAGGGATTCTCTATCCTCTAACATTACCGCCAACAATTCCCTATTGGATGGCTGCCTTAGGAATTGCTTTTGGTGTTGTCGTTAGTAAGGAATTGTTTGGTGGCACAGGGATGAATATTCTCAATCCTGCACTATCCGGAAGAGCTTTCCTATTTTTCACATTTCCAGCAAAGATGAGTGGTGATGTTTGGGTAGGCAGTAATCCAACAAAAATTAAAGAAAGTCTTCTTGCTATGAATTCTACAGCAGGAAAATCGATTATCGATGGCTTCTCACAATCTACCTGCCTACAAACATTAAACTCTACAGCACCTGCTGTAAAAAGAGTTCACGTAGATGCTATAGCTTCTAACATATTGCAGATGCCGCATGTTCCTACAGAAAGTGTTATCCACTCCCAATTTTCTATCTGGGCGGAGTCTCATCCAGGATTAATGTTAGATAAGCTCACTTTAGAACAATTGCAAAACTTTGTAACCTCTCCTCTTAGTGAAGGAGGCCTTGGCTTATTACCAACCCAGTTTGATTCAGCCTACTCAATTACTGATGTGATCTATGGTATTGGGAAATTTTCTTCAGGAAATTTATTCTGGGGAAATATTATCGGTTCCTTAGGAGAAACATCGACATTTGCTTGCTTACTCGGTGCTATATTTCTTGTTGTGACAGGCATTGCGTCGTGGAGAACGATGGTATCCTTCGGTATAGGTGCTTTCATCACTGCCTGGCTATTTAAAATTTTCAGTATTCTTATCGTTGGAAAACATGGAGCTTGGGCTCCTGCAAGATTTTTTATTCCTGCCTACCGACAGTTATTCCTTGGAGGTTTAGGCTTCGGTCTTGTATTCATGGCTACAGACCCAGTATCGTCGCCAACCATGAAATTAGCAAAATGGATTTACGGATTATTTATTGGTTTTATGACCATTGTTATCCGCTTAATTAATCCAGCATATCCCGAAGGAGTTATGCTCGCCATTCTTCTTGGAAATGTGTTTGCTCCTCTTCTTGATTACTTTGCTGTAAGAAAGTACAGACGAAGGAGAATATAA
- a CDS encoding membrane protein — MMIHVQRFQRPSPEAPNTATLLYQLHKGPLKEPEGLRTFRRVLSTLMTSLAILVMIVFTIQSSTITPAALYTAIFFACCTLVCIAMFMVKHVLCHFPELARGTIEITSNS, encoded by the coding sequence ATGATGATTCACGTGCAAAGATTTCAACGACCTTCTCCTGAAGCTCCGAATACAGCAACTCTATTGTATCAACTACATAAAGGCCCTTTAAAGGAGCCTGAGGGATTGCGCACTTTCCGTAGAGTACTATCAACTCTTATGACTTCTTTAGCGATACTCGTCATGATAGTATTCACTATTCAATCTTCAACGATTACTCCAGCAGCGTTGTACACAGCAATTTTCTTTGCCTGCTGTACTCTTGTATGCATAGCAATGTTTATGGTAAAACACGTATTGTGTCACTTTCCAGAACTCGCTAGAGGGACTATCGAAATTACCTCGAATAGTTAA
- a CDS encoding ATP-dependent Clp protease ATP-binding subunit, whose amino-acid sequence MFEKFTNRAKQVIKLAKKEAQRLNHNYLGTEHILLGLLKLGQGVAVNVLRNLGVDFDTAKQEVERLIGYGPEIQVYGDPALTGRVKKSFESANEEAGVLEHNYVGTEHLLLGILNQADGVALQVLENLHIDPREVRKEILKELETFNLQLPPSSSSNPRGSSSSSSKSSSLGHALGGEKSDKLSALKAYGYDLTEMFRESKLDPVIGRSAEVERLILILCRRRKNNPVLIGEAGVGKTAIVEGLAQKIISNEVPDTLRKKRLITLDLALMIAGTKYRGQFEERIKAVMDEVRKHGNILLFIDELHTIVGAGAAEGAIDASNILKPALARGEIQCIGATTIDEYRKHIEKDAALERRFQKIIVQPPSVDETIEILRGLKKKYEEHHNVAITEEALKAAATLSDQYVHGRFLPDKAIDLLDEAGARVRVNTMDQPTELMKLEAEIETTKLAKEQAIGTQEYEKAAGLRDEEKKLRERLSNMKQEWENHKEEHQIPVDEEAVAQVVSLQTGIPSARLTEAESEKLLKLEDTLRKKVIGQDQAVKSICRAIRRSRTGIKDPNRPTGSFLFLGPTGVGKTLLAQQIAIEMFGGEDALIQVDMSEYMEKFAATKMMGSPPGYVGHEEGGHLTEQVRRRPYCVVLFDEIEKAHPDIMDLMLQILEQGRLTDSFGRKIDFRHAIIIMTSNLGADLIKKSGEIGFGSRSNFDYKVIQEKIENAVKKHLKPEFINRLDESVIFRPLEKDALSEIIHLEINKLDSRLKNYQMALSIPDSVISFLVTKGHSPEMGARPLRRVIEQYLEDPLAELLLKESCRQEARKLRARLSEDRVTFERDEAQETESVAAAIPNGES is encoded by the coding sequence ATGTTTGAGAAGTTTACTAACAGAGCCAAACAGGTCATTAAATTGGCTAAAAAAGAAGCTCAGAGGTTAAATCATAACTATCTAGGCACAGAGCATATACTCTTAGGCCTACTCAAATTAGGCCAAGGAGTAGCTGTAAATGTATTGCGTAATTTAGGGGTAGACTTCGATACGGCAAAGCAAGAAGTCGAGAGACTAATTGGCTACGGCCCAGAAATTCAAGTCTATGGCGACCCTGCCCTTACTGGGAGGGTGAAAAAATCTTTTGAATCTGCAAATGAAGAAGCCGGGGTTTTAGAACACAATTATGTAGGTACCGAGCATCTTCTTTTAGGGATTTTAAATCAGGCTGACGGTGTTGCTTTACAAGTTCTAGAAAATTTACATATTGATCCTAGAGAAGTTCGCAAAGAAATTCTTAAAGAGCTCGAAACATTCAATCTTCAACTTCCTCCTTCATCTTCTTCTAATCCTCGAGGAAGTTCCTCTTCTTCTTCTAAATCTTCCTCTTTAGGTCATGCCTTAGGTGGAGAAAAAAGTGATAAGTTATCGGCATTAAAAGCCTATGGCTATGACTTAACAGAGATGTTTCGCGAGTCTAAGCTTGATCCTGTTATTGGTCGATCTGCAGAAGTTGAACGTTTAATTTTAATCCTTTGCCGTAGAAGAAAAAACAATCCCGTGCTTATCGGTGAAGCCGGTGTAGGGAAAACGGCTATTGTTGAAGGATTAGCACAGAAAATTATTTCTAATGAAGTGCCCGATACTTTACGTAAGAAGCGTTTGATTACTTTAGATCTTGCTTTAATGATTGCCGGAACGAAATACCGTGGGCAATTTGAAGAACGTATCAAAGCTGTTATGGACGAAGTCCGCAAACATGGAAACATCCTTTTATTTATCGATGAGCTGCATACTATTGTAGGTGCTGGAGCTGCTGAAGGCGCTATTGATGCTTCAAATATTTTAAAACCTGCATTAGCGCGTGGAGAAATCCAGTGTATCGGAGCAACAACGATTGATGAATATCGCAAGCACATTGAAAAAGATGCTGCTTTAGAACGTAGATTCCAAAAAATTATCGTCCAGCCACCTAGTGTAGATGAAACTATAGAAATCCTACGTGGATTGAAGAAGAAATACGAAGAACATCACAACGTGGCGATTACTGAAGAAGCTTTGAAAGCAGCAGCAACGTTATCCGATCAATATGTTCATGGGCGTTTCCTTCCAGATAAGGCTATTGACCTACTTGATGAAGCTGGAGCACGCGTACGAGTGAATACCATGGATCAGCCTACAGAGTTAATGAAACTCGAAGCTGAGATCGAAACTACGAAACTAGCTAAAGAGCAAGCTATCGGCACTCAAGAATACGAGAAAGCTGCAGGATTGCGTGATGAGGAGAAAAAGCTTCGTGAACGTCTTTCCAATATGAAGCAAGAATGGGAAAATCATAAAGAAGAGCATCAGATTCCTGTAGATGAAGAAGCTGTTGCTCAAGTGGTCTCCTTACAAACAGGAATTCCTTCAGCAAGACTTACTGAAGCAGAAAGTGAGAAACTACTTAAATTAGAAGATACCCTACGTAAAAAAGTCATTGGCCAGGATCAAGCTGTAAAAAGTATTTGCCGTGCTATCCGTCGTTCAAGAACAGGCATTAAAGATCCTAATCGTCCTACAGGTTCCTTCTTATTCTTAGGTCCTACAGGGGTCGGGAAAACATTACTCGCTCAACAAATTGCTATCGAGATGTTTGGCGGTGAGGATGCCTTAATTCAAGTAGACATGTCTGAATACATGGAAAAATTTGCAGCTACGAAAATGATGGGGTCACCTCCAGGATATGTTGGACATGAGGAAGGTGGTCATCTTACTGAGCAAGTGCGTCGTCGGCCTTATTGCGTTGTTCTATTCGATGAGATTGAGAAAGCGCACCCCGATATTATGGACTTGATGTTGCAGATTCTTGAACAAGGACGTCTCACAGATTCCTTCGGTCGTAAGATTGATTTCCGTCATGCAATTATTATCATGACGTCTAACTTAGGTGCAGACTTAATTAAGAAAAGCGGAGAAATCGGTTTTGGGTCTCGATCGAATTTTGACTATAAAGTGATTCAAGAAAAAATCGAGAATGCTGTTAAGAAGCATTTAAAACCGGAGTTTATCAACCGTTTAGATGAAAGTGTTATCTTCCGTCCTTTAGAGAAAGATGCTCTATCTGAAATTATCCATTTAGAAATTAACAAACTGGATTCCCGTTTGAAAAATTACCAAATGGCGTTAAGTATTCCCGACTCAGTGATTTCTTTCTTGGTTACAAAAGGACATTCTCCAGAAATGGGGGCACGACCTCTACGTCGTGTTATTGAGCAGTATCTTGAAGATCCTCTTGCAGAACTTTTGCTTAAGGAGTCTTGTCGTCAAGAAGCACGAAAACTTCGTGCTCGTCTTTCTGAAGATCGCGTTACTTTTGAACGCGATGAAGCGCAAGAAACTGAAAGCGTCGCAGCGGCTATACCTAATGGGGAGTCATAG
- a CDS encoding lipoyl protein ligase domain-containing protein, which produces MAMRIVDSGKGSSEAHMARDKYLLEHLKKGEVILHLYEWDSQYPLTYGYFMRPEKFLVDNRAALGMDAAARPTGGGFVFHHGDYAFSLLMSSEHPRYAPTVLENYYTVNQMVLQVLNKVFRIKGSLSFDEDVHHPQTSNFCMAKASKYDVLMGDKKIGGAAQRTVKQGFLHQGSVFLSGSSLEFYQKFLLPEVMDVIASAIEKRAFFPLGLSAPSSDLSEARKEIKEGLIQMFSSGHL; this is translated from the coding sequence ATGGCTATGCGCATAGTAGATTCCGGAAAAGGAAGTTCTGAGGCCCATATGGCCCGAGACAAGTATTTGCTAGAACACCTCAAAAAAGGGGAGGTAATCCTTCATCTCTATGAGTGGGATAGTCAATACCCGCTCACTTACGGCTATTTTATGCGCCCAGAAAAATTTTTAGTTGACAATAGGGCTGCGCTAGGCATGGACGCTGCTGCCCGACCTACGGGAGGGGGGTTTGTTTTTCATCACGGGGATTATGCATTTTCGTTATTAATGTCATCGGAACATCCTAGGTATGCGCCAACTGTTTTGGAGAATTACTATACTGTGAATCAGATGGTGTTACAGGTTTTGAATAAGGTTTTCCGTATTAAGGGCTCGCTTTCTTTTGACGAGGATGTGCACCACCCCCAGACGTCTAATTTTTGTATGGCTAAAGCGTCAAAATACGATGTTTTAATGGGAGATAAGAAAATCGGTGGTGCTGCTCAGCGTACTGTAAAACAAGGATTCTTACACCAAGGGTCGGTATTCTTGTCGGGAAGTTCCTTAGAGTTTTATCAAAAGTTTCTTTTGCCTGAGGTTATGGATGTTATCGCCTCTGCGATTGAGAAACGAGCATTTTTCCCTCTGGGTCTGTCAGCACCTTCTTCAGATCTTTCAGAGGCAAGAAAGGAAATAAAAGAGGGGTTAATTCAAATGTTTTCAAGTGGCCATCTATGA
- a CDS encoding phospholipase D-like domain-containing protein: protein MNTMRWGLVIALFCSFITKDAFAFTVHFPTSKEHASVIVHDNSVEVYEKLLSAIDVAEHYVELCPCMTGGNLLKEIVEHLHVRMSQAPQLCAYILIQPTFIDSKDKQVLEDAKANWPDRFFYLFTGCPPGSSILAPNVIESHIKISMVDGKYIFMGGTNFEDFMCTKGDTIPEPVESPRLIIAGTRRPRAFRDQDVTISSAQLGTELRKEFHAHYALWHAYAQKPWFNKNLNDFRALPYPKLTVEEAAATYCSAIEESPDLVTTDLKNIRVIFSGPDESKNAITQEYVDLINRAEKSIKIANMYFIPKDEIIESLKSACFSRGVLSEIITNGCTENSPDLTAVYAWGNRMNYFFLSYGERPSLWKKFIFSNKTPCNSLFINEYFVPDTQLHKKCMIVDGRYFVIGSYNFGKKSDLFDYESIVVIDSPEVAEKANTVFIKDLSLSKPVDDSEIFDWYFNPVYNLIGHLQINFMPA from the coding sequence ATGAATACAATGCGATGGGGTTTGGTTATTGCGCTCTTTTGTTCATTTATAACAAAAGATGCTTTTGCCTTTACAGTGCATTTCCCTACTTCTAAAGAACACGCGAGTGTTATTGTTCATGATAATAGTGTTGAGGTTTACGAAAAGCTTCTATCAGCTATAGACGTTGCTGAGCATTATGTCGAATTATGTCCTTGCATGACGGGCGGGAATTTATTAAAAGAGATCGTTGAGCATTTACATGTACGCATGTCTCAGGCCCCGCAACTGTGTGCTTATATCCTTATTCAACCTACATTTATTGATAGTAAGGACAAGCAGGTCCTTGAAGATGCAAAAGCCAATTGGCCTGATAGATTTTTTTATCTATTTACCGGATGCCCCCCGGGATCAAGTATTCTAGCCCCTAATGTTATAGAGAGTCATATCAAGATCTCCATGGTAGATGGAAAGTACATTTTTATGGGAGGGACCAATTTTGAAGATTTTATGTGTACTAAAGGGGACACCATTCCTGAACCTGTAGAATCTCCGCGTTTAATTATCGCCGGCACCCGAAGACCTCGAGCTTTTCGTGATCAAGATGTCACTATCAGTTCTGCGCAACTTGGCACAGAGTTAAGAAAGGAATTTCATGCGCACTACGCTCTTTGGCATGCTTATGCTCAAAAACCTTGGTTTAATAAAAATCTCAATGATTTTCGTGCGCTCCCTTATCCAAAATTAACTGTTGAAGAAGCTGCAGCTACATATTGTAGCGCTATTGAAGAAAGTCCTGATCTTGTAACAACAGATCTTAAAAATATTCGTGTGATTTTTTCTGGGCCTGATGAAAGTAAAAATGCAATTACTCAAGAATATGTAGATTTAATCAATAGAGCAGAGAAATCTATCAAAATTGCGAATATGTATTTCATCCCTAAAGATGAGATTATTGAGAGTTTAAAATCTGCATGTTTCTCTCGTGGTGTGCTCTCAGAAATTATTACTAATGGATGTACGGAAAATAGTCCTGATCTTACCGCAGTGTATGCTTGGGGAAATCGCATGAACTATTTCTTTTTATCTTATGGAGAGCGTCCTTCTCTATGGAAGAAGTTCATATTTTCTAACAAAACACCTTGCAATTCTCTGTTTATCAATGAATATTTTGTTCCGGATACGCAACTACATAAAAAATGTATGATCGTAGACGGACGTTACTTTGTTATAGGGAGCTATAACTTCGGGAAGAAAAGCGATCTTTTTGATTACGAAAGTATTGTGGTCATTGACTCTCCAGAAGTTGCTGAAAAAGCTAATACCGTCTTTATAAAAGATTTGAGCTTATCCAAACCCGTCGATGATTCTGAGATTTTTGATTGGTACTTCAATCCTGTGTATAATCTCATAGGTCACTTACAAATTAATTTTATGCCTGCTTAA